In the genome of Streptomyces sp. P3, the window CGTGGCGATCGGTGAGGAGCGCGACGACGTCGTGGCGATCACCGCGGCGATGCTCCACCCGGTGGGGCTCGGCAGGTTCGCCGAACGCTTCCCCGACCGCGTCTGGGACGTCGGCATAGCCGAGCAGCACGCGACGGTGAGCGCGGCGGGCCTGGCGACCGGCGGCCTGCACCCCGTCGTGGCCGTCTACGCGACCTTCCTCAACCGCGCCTTCGACCAGTTGCTGATGGACGTGGCGCTGCACCGCTGCGGGGTGACGTTCGTCCTGGACCGGGCCGGGGTCACCGGCGTGGACGGGGCGTCCCACAACGGGATGTGGGACATGTCCGTGCTGCAGGTGGTGCCCGGGCTCAGGATCGCCGCCCCGCGCGACGCCGAGCAGCTCCGCGCCCAGCTGCGGGAGGCCGTCGCGGTGGACGACGCGCCCACCCTGGTCCGTTTCCCCAAGGAGTCGGTCGGACCGGAGATCCCCGCGGTCGGCACGGTGGGCGGCATGGACGTCCTGCACCGCGCCGAACGGCCCGAGGTGCTGCTGGTGGCCGTCGGCGTGATGGCGCCGGTGTGCCTGCGGGCCGCCGAGCTGCTGCAGGCGCGGGGTGTCGCCTGCACGGTCGTCGACCCCCGGTGGGTCAAACCCGTCGATCCGGCCCTGCCCGGCCTCGCCGCCGAGCACCGGCTGGTGGCGGTCGTGGAGGACAACAGCCGGGCGGCGGGCGTCGGCTCGGCGGTGGCGCTGGCCCTCGGTGACGCCGAGGTCGACGTGCCCGTGCGGCGGTTCGGCATTCCGGAGCAGTTCCTCGCGCACGCCAAGCGCGGCGAGGTGCTCGCCGACGTCGGTCTCACGCCCGTCGAGATCGCCGGCCGGATCAGCGCGAGCCTGGCCGTGCGGGGCGTCAGGTCCGCCGACGCCCCGCTCGCCGGCCCACTCAAGGAGAAGGCTGAATGACCACGGAGTTCGACCTCGGCGCGCTGCTGGCCGAGCGCGGGGCCGAGCGCTACGAGCTGCACGGCAGGTATCTCAACCACCAACTGCCGCGCATGCTGCACACCATCGGCTTCGACAAGGTCTACGAGCGGGGCGAGGGCGCCTACTTCTGGGACGCCGAGGGCCACGACTACCTGGACATGCTCGCCGGGTTCGGGGTCATGGGTCTCGGCCGTCACCACCCCGTCGTCCGCAAGGCGCTGCACGACGTCCTCGACGCGGGGCTCGCCGACCTCACCCGTTTCGACTGCCAGCCGCTGCCGGGGCTGCTGGCCGAGAAGCTGCTCGCGCACAGCCCCCACCTGGACCGGGCGTTCTTCGGCAACAGCGGCACCGAAGCCGTGGAGACGGCGCTGAAGTTCGCCCGGTACGCCACCGGCCGGCCCAGGATCCTGTACTGCGACCACGCCTTCCACGGGCTCACCACGGGCTCGCTGTCGGTGAACGGCGAGCCGGGGTTCCGGGACGGCTTCGCCCCGCTGCTGCCCGACACGGCGGTCCCCCTCGGCGATCTCGACGCGCTGGCCCGCGAGGTGAAGAAGGGCGACGTCGCCGCCCTGGTCGTCGAGCCGGTCCAGGGCAAGGGCGTCCACGAGGCGCCGCCGGGCTATCTGCGCGCCGCGCAGGAGCTGCTGCACCGCCACAAGGCGCTGCTCATCGCGGACGAGGTGCAGACGGGCCTCGGGCGCACCGGCGACTTCTACGCCTACCAGCACGAGGAGGGGGTCGAACCGGACCTCGTGTGCGTGGCCAAGGCGCTGTCCGGCGGCTATGTGCCGGTCGGGGCCACCCTCGGCAAGGACTGGATCTTCAAGAAGGTCTACTCCTCGATGGACCGGGTGCTGGTGCACTCGGCGAGCTTCGGCTCCAACGCGCAGGCCATGGCTGCCGGGCTCGCCGTGCTGTCCGTCATGGAGAACGAGCAGATCGTGGCGAACGCCCGGGCCACCGGCGACCTGCTCAGAACAAGGCTGGCGGCCCTCGTCGACACGTACGAACTGCTGGCCGACGTCCGCGGCCGGGGTCTGATGATCGGCATCGAGTTCGGAAAGCCCAGATCGCTGAAGCTGCGCGGCCGCTGGACGATGCTCCAGGCGGCCCGCAAGGGGCTCTTCGCGCAGATGGTGGTCGTGCCGCTGCTGCAGCGCCACCGGATCCTCACCCAGGTCTCCGGCGACCATCTGGAAGTGATCAAGCTGATCCCGCCGTTGATCGTCGGGGAGCGGGAGGTGGACCGGTTCGTCGACGCCTTCACCGCGGTGATGGACGACGCGCACAGCGGCGGCGGACTGATGTGGGACTTCAGCAAGACCCTGGTCAAACAGGCGGTCGCCAACCGCTGACGCCGACCGCTGACGCCACCGGCGGCGCAGCCCCGAGCCTGCCGCCGCGCCGGTCGCGGGCGGCCAGGTCGGCCGGTGCTTTGCCTCTGAGGCAAGGGATTTGCCAAAGAGGCAAAAGGGGCGTCCAATGGAGGCATGAGCTCAACCGAGTCCGGGCACCCGGCGGAACAGAGCGAGGCGCTCTCCGCCGTCGCCCCGCAACTGCATGACCTGCGCCGCCGGGCCGCCCTCACCCTCGAGGCCGCCGCCCGGGCGGCCGGGCTCTCGCCCGCGCATCTCTCCCGGCTGGAGACCGGGCGGCGCCAGCCCTCGCTGCCGATGCTGCTCGCTCTCGCCCGGGTCTACGGTACGACGGTCTCTGAGCTGCTCGGCGAGACGGCCGCCGACCGGGACGCCGTCGTGCGCGCCGCCGCCATCGAGCCGACCCGCGCCGGCGGCTGGACGTACTGGCAGACCGGCGCCTCCGGGCGGGCGATGCAGGCCCTGCGGGTCCACGTGCCGCACGGGGCGCAGGGGGACATCGTGCGGGTGCACCCGGGCGAGGAATGGCTGCACGTGCTGCGCGGGCGGCTGCGGCTGCGGCTGGCGGACGCCGCGGAGCTGCTCGGGCCCGGTGACAGCGCGCACTTCGACTCGCTCACCCCGCACCGCATCGCCGCCCAGGACGCCGACGGGGTCGAGCTCCTGTTCGTACACACGCTGCTGCACAGCCCCACGGCCACGATGTGCCTGGGCCCGAACCCGCCGGAGACCGGAGTGACGTCATGAGCGACATCGAGGAGAAGTTCCCCCGCACCCTCTGGATCCGGCTGATCATCTACATCGCCGTGGGACATCTCCTCGCGGGGTTCCTCTGGCTGCTGTTCGAGGTGGGCGCCAAGCAGTAGAGGGGCCGTCAGTCCAGGAGCCGCTCGCGCAGTCGGGCGCGGGTCTCGGGGGAGACGCCGAGGCCCTGCTCCAGATAGGCGTCGACGCCGCCCCAGGTCTGCTGCACGGTCTCGAAGGCCGCCTCGAGGTACTCCGCGCGGGCGTCGAAGAGGGGGTCGAGCAGTTCCATGACCTCGGGGGAGTAGGCCGCGGCCGAGGTGGCGCTGCGGCGCACCTTGTAGCGGCGGTGCTTGGCGTTGGACTGCAGGTAGTCGTCGAGGATCGCCTCGCGCTCCACGCCCACGGCGAGCAGTGTCACCGCGACGGACAGGCCCGCGCGGTCCTTGCCCGCCGCGCAGTGCATCAGCGCCGGCACGCTGTCCTCGGCGAGCGCGTGCAGCACCTGTGAGTGCTCTGCCGTGCGCTCCGTGACGATCCTGCGGTAGGAGGAGATCATCCGGCCGGCCGCCCTGCCGTCTCCGAGGATCCCGCGCAGCTGGTCGATCTCGCCGTCCCGCACCATCTTCCAGAACTCGGCGCCGTCCGCCGGGTCCGACAGGGGCAGGTTCACGTTGCGCACGCCCGGCAGCTCGACGTCCGGGCCCTCCAGCCTCTGGTCCGCGGCGTTGCGGAAGTCGAAGACGGTGTGCAGGCCCAGGCCGGCGAGGAACGCGGCGTCCTCGTCGGTCGCGTGCGCGAGATGGCCGCTGCGGAACAGCACACCGTGGCGCACGCGCCGGCCGTCGACGGTCGGCAGACCCCCCACGTCCCGGAAGTTGCGCACGCCGGCCAGCTCGGGCTCGGTCGACGGGATCTGCTGCGTCACGGGGGCTCCCTCCCAGTCGGTCCGCGTCGGCGCGGCTCGTGGTGGCCGACAGGACCTCCTCGACCATACGACACCGGTCGTCGGGGCAACGGGGCGACCGCAGGCCGCCCAGGTCGGACGTCCGCCCAGGTGGGGCGTCGTCCGCCGGAAGTTGCCCGACGGGCGGACCGCGTTCGATGATGTTGACGCTTGATCGCACCTGTTCGTATCAGTGGGGGTTTTTGATGCCCGAGATCGCCGACGCCGGCCGCACCTGGGTCCTTTCCGGGCCCACCAGCAGTTATGCCCTCCACCTCACCGAGGCGGACGAACTGGTCCATCTGCACTGGGGCCCGGCCATCGCCCTCGCCGACGCCGAGGCCCTGGCCGCGCTTCCGTGGTCGGAGCGCGGGGCGTCCTTCGAGTCCCCGCTCGACGGCCGTGAGGAGTACCCGGTCGAGGGTGGCCCCCGGTTCGTCCGGCCCGCCCTGTCGGTGCGTACCGACGAGCGTCGCGGCACCGAGTGGACCTTCGAGGCGCACGAGCGGGACGGCGACGAACTGCGGCTGCGCTTCCGGGACAACGGACTCGCCGTCACCCTGCACTACCGGATGCGCGGCGACGTCGTCGAGCGGTGGACGACCCTGCGCAACGAGGGCGAGCAGCCGCTGGAGCTGCTCCGCGCGGACTCGGCCACCTGGACCCTGCCCGAGCGGGACGACTGGCGGCTGTCGCAGCTGCACGGCCGTTGGGCCGCCGAGTCGCGGCTCGCGCGCACCCCGCTCGGCCACGGCGAGACGGTCATCGGCAGCCGTCGCGGCCACACCGGCCACCAGCACCTGCCCTGGGTCGCCCTCGACACCGACGCCATCGAGGAGCGCGGCGAGGTCTACGGCTGTGCCCTCGGCTGGTCGGGATCCTGGCGGATCGCCGTCGCCCGGCTCCCCGACGCGCGCGTGCAGATCACCGGCGGCGCCGGGTACGACGACTCGGGCCTGCTGCGTCTCGCGGCGGGCGACTCCTTCACCACGCCGGTCTTCGCCGGCCTGTGGAGCGACGCCGGCTTCGGCGGGGCGAGCCGCGCCTGGCACGCCTACCAGCGGGCCCATGTCGTCCCGGACGCCGAGCAGGACCGGCCGGTGCTGTTCAACTCCTGGGAGGCCACCTACTTCGACATCTCCGAGGAGCAGCAGGCGACCCTCGCCCGGCGCGCCGCGGCGATCGGCGTCGAGCTCTTCGTGGTGGACGACGGCTGGTTCGGGGCCCGCACCGGCGACCACGCCGGGCTCGGCGACTGGCAGCCCAACCCGGACCGCTTCCCGAACGGGCTGAAGCCCCTCGCCGACTACGTGCGCGCCCTCGGCATGCAGTTCGGCATCTGGGTGGAGCCCGAGATGGTCAACCCGGACAGCGACCTCTACCGGGCGCACCCGGACTGGGTACAGTTCCAAACAGGACGAAAGCGGACGGAGTTCCGTAATCAGCTCATGTTGAACCTCGCGCGTGAAGACGTCCGGGAATACCTCTGGGAACAGCTGGACGGGCTCTTGTCCAGCGCGCCGATCGACTACGTCAAGTGGGACTTCAACCGCTGCTTCACCGACGCCGGCTGGCCGGACGACCCCTACCCGCAACGCCTGTGGGTGGACCACGTACGGGCCCTGTACGGCCTCCTGGACCGGCTGCGGGCGGCCCACCCGGGCGTCGCCTTCGAGTCCTGCTCGGGCGGCGGCGGACGAGTCGACCTGGGGATCATGAGCCGCACCGACCAGGTGTGGACCTCCGACAACACCGACCCGCTGGACCGGCTCGACATCCAGCACGGCTTCAGCCAGATCCACCCCGCCCGGGTCATGGCCGCGTGGGTCACCGACAGCCCCAACACGCAGCTCAACGGGCGGGTCAGCTCGCTGCGCTTCCGGTTCGTCAGCGCGATGGCCGGGGTGCTCGGCGTCGGCGGGGACCTCGCCGAGTGGAGTGAGGAGGAGCTCGCCGAGGCCCGCCGGTGGGTGGACCTCTACAAGGACATCCGGACGATCGTGCAGCAGGGCGACCTGTATCGGCTGCGTCCCCCGGCGGGCGGCCTGAGCGCCGTCCAGTACGTGCTCGGCGACGAGACGGTCGTCCTCGCCTGGCTCCAGGCGCAGCGGTTCGGCGAGCCCGTTCCGGCGCTGCGGCTGCGCGGACTCGACCCGACGGCGTCGTACGAATGCCGTGAAACTGGTGAAATCCACCGAGGTGCGGTGCTTCTGCATCACGGAATGGGCACGGGGCTGCGAGGCGACCTTGATGCGACGGTTATCCGACTGCGTCGCATCTGAGGTTTCTGTCCGAATTGGATTCTTCGTTCCAACTCGCTCTGGAACAGGAAAAGCTGGAGAAGCGTCACGTGAGCAGCGTCATATCCGTGACCGTACGTCGCCCGTCATGTTCACGTAATTCATGCGGATTTCCAGGGTGCTTGCGCCGAAAAGGCTGTTCTGATTCACGGAGCGTGACCGGGAATTCAGGCGGCGGATCAAGATAAAAGCCATCACCGTGCAACCTCTGCTTGTCCCTGTGCGTCCCGGTCGCTTACGTTCCACACCAATCCGGACGGACGCCCAATCCTGCCGCCGCCCGGAATCCGCACACTCACCCGTACACGGCAGGAGCGGGGGACCCACAGGCATCACCGCCTGTTCCGGTCCCGGAACAGGCTCGGGGTAAAGCCGCGTCCCGACGCGGCCGGACATCTCCAGTCCGCACCCGACAGCTCACCTCGCAGGCGCCGGAGAGGAATTCGTCATGCCCGCGAAGGGTAAGCACCGCCGTCCCAAGGCCCAGCGCCTCACCCGTTCCATAGCCGCCGCCGGAACCGGTGGTGCCGCGCTCGCCCTTCCGTTCATGGCCGCCTCCGGCGCCCACGCGGCAACTCCGGAGTCCGCGCCCCAGGGCGTCTCCCGGGCCGTCGCGCAGACGGTTTCCCAAAAGGCCGCGCCGACCGCTCCGGTGACCCGGAAGTCCGCCGCCACGACCTACACCGTGCGCTCCGGCGACTACCTCTCGAAGATCGCGGCCGAGCAGCACGTCGGCGGCGGCTGGAAGAAGCTGTACCAGGACAACCGTGAGGCCGTCGGCGCCGACCCCTCGCTGATCCACCCCGGCCTCAAGCTGTCCATCGGCGCGAAGGCCGCGTCCGGCGCCCCCAAGTCGTCCGGTTCGTCGTCTTCTTCGTCCTCGGCGCACTCCTTCGCGAAGTCCTCGAGGTCCGCGACGACCTCGAAGTCCCCGGAGGCGTCGAAGTCGTCGTCCTCCGGGTCCTCCGCGAAGGCGGCCGCCCAGGCCGCCGAGAGCAGCGCGAGCGGCTTCACCCTGCCCGTGTCCGGCGCGACCGTCGGCACCCCGTACCACCAGTCGGGCAGCATGTGGTCCAGCGGCTACCACACCGGCGTCGACTTCGTCGTCCCGACCGGCACCTCGCTGAAGGCCGTCGCCGCGGGCACCGTCGTCTCCGCGGGATGGGGCGGCGCCTACGGCAACCAGGTCGTCATCAAGCTGAACGACGGCTACTACGCCCAGTACGCCCACCTGTCCCAGCTCTCCGTCTCGGCCGGCCAGACCGTCGGCGCGGGCCAGCAGGTCGGGCTCTCCGGCGCGACGGGCAACGTGACCGGACCGCACCTGCACTTCGAGATCCGCACCACGCCGGACTACGGCTCGGACGTCGACCCGGTCGCCTACCTCCGCGCCCACGGCGTCTCCGTCGGCTGACACCGCCGACGCCCCCGCGCCCGACACGCAGCCCGAGGCCGGACCCCGATCGCACGATCCGGGGCCGGCCTTCGGCGTGTCCGGCGTGCGTGCGTCACGGACACCGCCGGCTCCGC includes:
- a CDS encoding aspartate aminotransferase family protein, translating into MTTEFDLGALLAERGAERYELHGRYLNHQLPRMLHTIGFDKVYERGEGAYFWDAEGHDYLDMLAGFGVMGLGRHHPVVRKALHDVLDAGLADLTRFDCQPLPGLLAEKLLAHSPHLDRAFFGNSGTEAVETALKFARYATGRPRILYCDHAFHGLTTGSLSVNGEPGFRDGFAPLLPDTAVPLGDLDALAREVKKGDVAALVVEPVQGKGVHEAPPGYLRAAQELLHRHKALLIADEVQTGLGRTGDFYAYQHEEGVEPDLVCVAKALSGGYVPVGATLGKDWIFKKVYSSMDRVLVHSASFGSNAQAMAAGLAVLSVMENEQIVANARATGDLLRTRLAALVDTYELLADVRGRGLMIGIEFGKPRSLKLRGRWTMLQAARKGLFAQMVVVPLLQRHRILTQVSGDHLEVIKLIPPLIVGEREVDRFVDAFTAVMDDAHSGGGLMWDFSKTLVKQAVANR
- a CDS encoding helix-turn-helix domain-containing protein, producing the protein MSSTESGHPAEQSEALSAVAPQLHDLRRRAALTLEAAARAAGLSPAHLSRLETGRRQPSLPMLLALARVYGTTVSELLGETAADRDAVVRAAAIEPTRAGGWTYWQTGASGRAMQALRVHVPHGAQGDIVRVHPGEEWLHVLRGRLRLRLADAAELLGPGDSAHFDSLTPHRIAAQDADGVELLFVHTLLHSPTATMCLGPNPPETGVTS
- a CDS encoding DUF6126 family protein, which encodes MSDIEEKFPRTLWIRLIIYIAVGHLLAGFLWLLFEVGAKQ
- a CDS encoding tyrosine-protein phosphatase — translated: MTQQIPSTEPELAGVRNFRDVGGLPTVDGRRVRHGVLFRSGHLAHATDEDAAFLAGLGLHTVFDFRNAADQRLEGPDVELPGVRNVNLPLSDPADGAEFWKMVRDGEIDQLRGILGDGRAAGRMISSYRRIVTERTAEHSQVLHALAEDSVPALMHCAAGKDRAGLSVAVTLLAVGVEREAILDDYLQSNAKHRRYKVRRSATSAAAYSPEVMELLDPLFDARAEYLEAAFETVQQTWGGVDAYLEQGLGVSPETRARLRERLLD
- a CDS encoding alpha-galactosidase; amino-acid sequence: MPEIADAGRTWVLSGPTSSYALHLTEADELVHLHWGPAIALADAEALAALPWSERGASFESPLDGREEYPVEGGPRFVRPALSVRTDERRGTEWTFEAHERDGDELRLRFRDNGLAVTLHYRMRGDVVERWTTLRNEGEQPLELLRADSATWTLPERDDWRLSQLHGRWAAESRLARTPLGHGETVIGSRRGHTGHQHLPWVALDTDAIEERGEVYGCALGWSGSWRIAVARLPDARVQITGGAGYDDSGLLRLAAGDSFTTPVFAGLWSDAGFGGASRAWHAYQRAHVVPDAEQDRPVLFNSWEATYFDISEEQQATLARRAAAIGVELFVVDDGWFGARTGDHAGLGDWQPNPDRFPNGLKPLADYVRALGMQFGIWVEPEMVNPDSDLYRAHPDWVQFQTGRKRTEFRNQLMLNLAREDVREYLWEQLDGLLSSAPIDYVKWDFNRCFTDAGWPDDPYPQRLWVDHVRALYGLLDRLRAAHPGVAFESCSGGGGRVDLGIMSRTDQVWTSDNTDPLDRLDIQHGFSQIHPARVMAAWVTDSPNTQLNGRVSSLRFRFVSAMAGVLGVGGDLAEWSEEELAEARRWVDLYKDIRTIVQQGDLYRLRPPAGGLSAVQYVLGDETVVLAWLQAQRFGEPVPALRLRGLDPTASYECRETGEIHRGAVLLHHGMGTGLRGDLDATVIRLRRI
- a CDS encoding LysM peptidoglycan-binding domain-containing M23 family metallopeptidase; protein product: MPAKGKHRRPKAQRLTRSIAAAGTGGAALALPFMAASGAHAATPESAPQGVSRAVAQTVSQKAAPTAPVTRKSAATTYTVRSGDYLSKIAAEQHVGGGWKKLYQDNREAVGADPSLIHPGLKLSIGAKAASGAPKSSGSSSSSSSAHSFAKSSRSATTSKSPEASKSSSSGSSAKAAAQAAESSASGFTLPVSGATVGTPYHQSGSMWSSGYHTGVDFVVPTGTSLKAVAAGTVVSAGWGGAYGNQVVIKLNDGYYAQYAHLSQLSVSAGQTVGAGQQVGLSGATGNVTGPHLHFEIRTTPDYGSDVDPVAYLRAHGVSVG